One stretch of Desulfocurvus vexinensis DSM 17965 DNA includes these proteins:
- a CDS encoding sigma-54-dependent transcriptional regulator produces MHARILLIEDDAAFQAMIREALEGRGHGVACASRAEEGLALLAGGAFDIVLTDVRLPGMSGLEAVPRIKAAAPEADVIVMTAFSSRETAVEAVRLGASDFFAKPFSLGEMEIVIRRALERRSLRGEVHRLREALRREGPARRIIGESPPMLELKALVERIAPLDTTVLITGESGTGKELVSDTIRALSPRASGPFVKINCAAIPEHLFENELFGHERGAFTGAGTAQPGKFELAHGGTILLDEIGDMPLAIQPKLLRAVEQKQVERLGARRPTDVDVRIIAATNQDLAERMADKRFREDLYYRLNVAAVHLPPLRRRREDVPLLAEHFLRRITATLGLGVDGLAPGALALLVAHDWPGNVRQLANVLEGAAIRATGRAVAEADVAAALGRGGPAPCAAPCAPAQAGGAGIDLRQAMLAAERGFLENALRAARGRQTEAARLLGLTPKNLWAKLRKHGIDPKTLP; encoded by the coding sequence ATGCACGCCCGCATCCTGCTCATCGAAGACGACGCCGCCTTCCAGGCCATGATCCGCGAGGCCCTGGAAGGCCGGGGCCACGGCGTGGCCTGCGCCTCGCGCGCCGAAGAGGGCCTGGCCCTGCTCGCGGGCGGGGCCTTCGATATCGTGCTCACCGATGTACGCCTGCCAGGCATGTCCGGCCTGGAGGCCGTGCCGCGCATCAAGGCCGCCGCCCCCGAGGCCGACGTCATCGTCATGACCGCCTTCTCCTCGCGCGAGACCGCCGTGGAGGCCGTGCGCCTGGGCGCGTCGGACTTCTTCGCCAAGCCCTTCTCCCTGGGCGAGATGGAGATCGTCATCCGCCGCGCCCTGGAACGGCGCAGCCTGCGCGGCGAGGTCCACCGCCTGCGCGAGGCCCTGCGCCGCGAGGGCCCGGCCCGGCGCATCATCGGCGAGAGCCCGCCCATGCTGGAACTCAAGGCCCTGGTGGAGCGCATCGCGCCCTTGGACACCACGGTGCTCATCACCGGCGAGTCGGGCACGGGCAAGGAGCTGGTCTCGGACACCATCCGCGCCCTGTCGCCGCGCGCCTCGGGCCCCTTCGTCAAGATCAACTGCGCGGCCATCCCCGAGCACCTTTTCGAGAACGAACTCTTCGGCCACGAGCGCGGGGCCTTCACCGGCGCGGGCACGGCCCAGCCCGGCAAGTTCGAGCTGGCCCACGGCGGCACCATCCTGCTGGACGAAATCGGCGACATGCCCCTGGCCATCCAGCCCAAGCTGCTGCGCGCCGTGGAGCAGAAGCAGGTCGAGCGCCTGGGCGCCCGCCGCCCCACGGACGTGGACGTGCGCATCATCGCCGCCACCAACCAGGACCTGGCCGAGCGCATGGCCGACAAGCGCTTCCGCGAGGACCTCTACTACCGGCTGAACGTGGCCGCCGTGCACCTGCCGCCGCTGCGCCGCCGCCGGGAGGACGTGCCGCTCTTGGCCGAGCATTTCCTGCGGCGCATCACCGCCACCCTGGGCCTGGGCGTGGACGGCCTGGCCCCCGGCGCCCTGGCCCTGCTCGTGGCCCACGACTGGCCCGGCAACGTGCGCCAGTTGGCCAACGTGCTCGAAGGCGCGGCCATCCGCGCCACGGGCCGGGCCGTGGCCGAGGCCGATGTGGCCGCCGCCCTGGGCCGGGGCGGGCCTGCGCCGTGCGCCGCCCCGTGCGCCCCGGCCCAGGCGGGCGGCGCGGGCATCGACCTGCGCCAGGCCATGCTCGCCGCCGAGCGCGGCTTCCTGGAAAACGCCCTGCGCGCCGCCCGGGGCCGCCAGACCGAGGCCGCCCGCCTGCTGGGCCTGACGCCCAAGAACCTCTGGGCCAAGCTGCGCAAGCACGGCATCGACCCCAAAACCCTGCCCTGA
- a CDS encoding A24 family peptidase, producing MDAITHLILLTILAAATVTDLRSRRIPNLLTFPAMVLGLALHAATGGWSGLLLALGGLGLGLGLMLVPFLFGVMGAGDVKLMAAAGAFLGAGAVLKAFVFTSLAGGVYALAVLALRPAILARSLGAMRDSLNLFLATRQFAYAPAPTGSLPKLAYGAAIAAGTVASLLHSGGVAAFIPHWWA from the coding sequence ATGGACGCCATCACCCACCTGATCCTGCTGACCATCCTCGCCGCCGCCACCGTCACCGACCTGCGCTCGCGGCGCATCCCCAACCTGCTGACCTTTCCGGCCATGGTCCTGGGCCTGGCCCTGCACGCCGCCACCGGCGGCTGGAGCGGGCTGCTCCTGGCCCTGGGCGGCCTGGGCCTGGGCCTGGGGTTGATGCTCGTGCCCTTCCTGTTCGGGGTCATGGGCGCGGGCGACGTGAAGCTCATGGCCGCCGCCGGGGCCTTCCTGGGCGCCGGGGCCGTGCTCAAGGCCTTCGTGTTCACCAGCCTGGCGGGCGGGGTCTACGCCCTGGCCGTGCTGGCCCTGCGGCCCGCCATCCTGGCCCGGAGCCTGGGCGCCATGCGCGACAGCCTGAACCTTTTCCTGGCCACGCGGCAGTTCGCCTACGCCCCGGCGCCCACCGGGAGCCTGCCCAAGCTGGCCTACGGCGCGGCCATCGCCGCCGGAACCGTGGCCTCCCTGCTGCACAGCGGCGGCGTGGCGGCCTTCATCCCCCACTGGTGGGCCTAG
- a CDS encoding Flp family type IVb pilin — translation MTKLRTLIHGEEGVTALEYGLIAALIAAVIVGAVTLLGQNVQNTFNTIAGSMPTGG, via the coding sequence ATGACCAAGCTGAGAACCCTGATCCACGGCGAAGAGGGCGTGACCGCCCTGGAGTACGGCCTCATCGCGGCGCTCATCGCCGCCGTCATCGTCGGCGCCGTGACCCTGCTCGGCCAGAACGTGCAGAACACCTTCAACACCATCGCGGGCAGCATGCCCACGGGCGGCTGA
- the recQ gene encoding DNA helicase RecQ, producing the protein MLARAQAQLRTTFGFPDFRGLQWPVIEHVLAGGDAVVLMPTGGGKSLCYQLPALLLDGVCVVVSPLIALMRDQVQALHQMGVRAAAINSALTPGEAAQAERAMAEGALDLVYVAPERLLTPRFLELLGRTPLALFAIDEAHCASQWGHDFRPEYLQLDVLAERWPAVPRLALTATADGPTREDIIRRLRFEGARVFSAGFDRPNLRYTVLPKDHPRRQLLAFITERHQGEAGIVYRLSRKKVEDCARWLEQNGVPALPYHAGLPPAVRQDNQDRFMREEGLVMVATVAFGMGIDKPNVRFVAHLDPPRSLEAYHQETGRAGRDGLPADAWMTFGLADVGAMRAMLDAGDAPPERKRVESTKLTAMLGYCETAGCRRTALLGHFGQPHPGGCANCDNCLTPVDTWDGTVAAQKALSAVYRTDQCFGAGYLADLLLGVSTERMTRFGHDRLKTFGCGPELDRRGWMSVFRQLAAGGLLEVDALGHGGLRLTPASWTVLRGERTVTLRRDPVRQRGKKGRAGRAGAPATLAGLDAEARELFEALRALRLELAQAQGVPPYAVFQDRTLLEMVAARPGDADGLAALYGVGERKLAAYGATFLAALDAHETAHGRPRAAAPAARPPAREDAEPWEPSPTQAETLRLWRELGDADAVARERGLTGGTVWAHLHALVGAGLVDPLAAAGLDAAQEREVRAALAASRAAALTPAHEALGGRYGFDQLRMVRAAMEREAREDAGPQA; encoded by the coding sequence ATGCTCGCCCGCGCCCAGGCCCAGCTGCGCACAACCTTCGGCTTCCCCGACTTCCGGGGCCTGCAATGGCCGGTCATCGAACACGTGCTCGCGGGCGGCGACGCGGTGGTGCTCATGCCCACGGGCGGGGGCAAGTCGCTGTGCTACCAGCTCCCGGCGCTGCTGCTGGACGGCGTGTGCGTGGTGGTCTCGCCGCTCATCGCGCTGATGCGCGACCAGGTGCAGGCCCTGCACCAGATGGGCGTGCGCGCGGCGGCCATCAACTCCGCCCTGACCCCCGGCGAGGCCGCCCAGGCCGAACGCGCCATGGCCGAAGGCGCGCTGGACCTGGTCTACGTGGCCCCCGAGCGGCTGCTGACCCCGCGCTTCTTGGAGCTGCTAGGCCGCACGCCCCTGGCGCTGTTCGCCATCGACGAGGCCCACTGCGCCTCGCAATGGGGCCACGACTTCCGGCCCGAATACCTGCAACTGGACGTGCTGGCCGAGCGCTGGCCCGCCGTGCCGCGCCTGGCGCTGACCGCCACCGCCGACGGCCCGACCCGCGAAGACATCATCCGGCGCCTGCGCTTCGAAGGCGCCCGCGTCTTCTCCGCCGGGTTCGACCGGCCCAACCTGCGCTACACCGTGCTGCCCAAGGACCACCCGCGCAGGCAGCTCTTGGCCTTCATCACCGAGCGCCACCAGGGCGAGGCGGGCATCGTCTACCGCCTGTCGCGCAAGAAGGTCGAGGACTGCGCCCGCTGGCTGGAGCAGAACGGCGTGCCCGCCCTGCCCTACCACGCCGGGCTGCCCCCCGCCGTGCGCCAGGACAACCAGGACCGCTTCATGCGCGAGGAAGGGCTGGTCATGGTCGCCACCGTGGCCTTCGGCATGGGCATCGACAAGCCCAACGTGCGCTTCGTGGCCCACCTGGACCCGCCGCGCAGCCTGGAGGCCTACCACCAGGAAACCGGTCGCGCCGGGCGCGACGGCCTTCCCGCCGACGCCTGGATGACCTTCGGCCTGGCCGACGTGGGCGCCATGCGCGCCATGCTCGACGCCGGGGACGCCCCGCCCGAGCGCAAGCGCGTGGAGTCCACGAAGCTCACGGCCATGCTCGGCTACTGCGAAACGGCGGGCTGCCGCCGCACGGCGCTGCTCGGGCACTTCGGCCAGCCCCACCCCGGCGGCTGCGCCAACTGCGACAACTGCCTGACCCCCGTGGACACCTGGGACGGCACCGTGGCCGCGCAGAAGGCGCTTTCCGCCGTCTACCGCACGGACCAGTGCTTCGGCGCCGGATACCTGGCCGACCTGCTGCTGGGGGTCAGCACCGAGCGCATGACCCGCTTCGGCCACGACCGGCTCAAGACCTTCGGCTGCGGCCCGGAGCTGGACCGCCGGGGCTGGATGTCCGTGTTCCGCCAGCTGGCCGCCGGGGGGCTTTTGGAGGTGGACGCGCTGGGCCACGGCGGCCTGCGCCTGACCCCGGCCAGCTGGACGGTGCTGCGCGGCGAGCGCACAGTGACCCTGCGCCGGGACCCCGTGCGCCAGCGCGGGAAGAAGGGCCGCGCCGGGCGCGCGGGCGCCCCGGCCACCCTGGCCGGGCTGGACGCCGAGGCCCGCGAGCTGTTCGAGGCCCTGCGCGCCCTGCGCCTGGAGCTGGCCCAGGCCCAGGGCGTGCCGCCCTACGCCGTGTTCCAGGACCGCACCCTGCTGGAAATGGTCGCCGCGCGCCCCGGGGACGCCGACGGGCTGGCCGCGCTGTACGGCGTGGGCGAGCGCAAGCTGGCGGCCTACGGCGCGACGTTCCTGGCGGCCCTGGACGCCCACGAGACCGCCCACGGCCGGCCCCGGGCCGCCGCCCCCGCCGCGCGGCCCCCGGCCCGCGAGGACGCAGAGCCCTGGGAGCCCAGCCCGACCCAGGCCGAAACCCTGCGCCTGTGGCGCGAGCTGGGCGACGCGGACGCCGTGGCCCGCGAGCGCGGGCTGACCGGGGGCACCGTCTGGGCCCACCTGCACGCCCTGGTCGGCGCCGGGCTGGTGGACCCCCTGGCCGCCGCCGGGCTGGACGCGGCGCAGGAACGCGAGGTGCGCGCAGCCCTGGCGGCCAGCCGCGCCGCAGCCCTGACTCCGGCCCACGAGGCCCTGGGCGGGCGCTACGGCTTCGACCAGTTGCGCATGGTCCGCGCGGCCATGGAGCGCGAGGCCCGCGAGGACGCGGGGCCCCAGGCGTAA
- a CDS encoding type II and III secretion system protein family protein, which translates to MPRSTDRFARRPAQVALAVALALTLALAAPGPCAEPFAPASVALTRGKSLVLDSAEPIRRLSLADPEVADILLLSPHQIYLTGKKPGATNLTLWDGAGRVARVYDVTVGPDVAALKEMLHKLLPAEEGIRVLPAGESVALSGTVSSAAALTTALDTAELYAPGQVANMLSVGGVHQVMLEVKIAEMHRTVMERVGIDLSYYANGNFAFTLLNDLFALDNNGPLPLNSQAAANNGALSAGNMRVSSTRNGMFRLHQGQQTLTGFLDVLKQNGLIKVLAEPTLICRSGEEARFLAGGEIPVPVPQGLGTVAIEFKPYGVALAFTPTVLSGGRISLKVFPEVSELDYTNAIQISSFTIPAITSRRTSTTVELGDGQSFAIAGLLQDHVRETAKKYPVLGDVPVLGMLFRSNEFQKAETELVIIVTPHLAKPLDMARQSLPTDHYVEPTEFEFFVMGRMEGQGPATGGAIRPVAASVGDPAAQGPASGLEGDFGHILNQ; encoded by the coding sequence ATGCCCAGGTCAACTGATCGTTTCGCCCGCCGCCCGGCCCAGGTGGCCCTGGCCGTGGCCCTGGCCCTGACCCTGGCCCTGGCCGCCCCCGGGCCCTGCGCCGAGCCCTTCGCCCCCGCCTCCGTGGCCCTCACGCGCGGCAAGTCCCTGGTGCTCGACAGCGCCGAGCCCATCCGCCGCCTGTCCCTGGCGGACCCCGAGGTGGCCGACATCCTGCTGCTCTCGCCACACCAGATCTACCTCACGGGCAAGAAGCCCGGGGCCACCAACCTGACCCTGTGGGACGGCGCGGGCCGCGTGGCGCGGGTCTACGACGTGACCGTGGGCCCCGATGTGGCCGCCCTCAAGGAAATGCTGCACAAGCTGCTGCCCGCCGAGGAAGGCATCCGCGTCCTGCCCGCGGGCGAGTCCGTGGCCCTGTCGGGCACCGTGTCCAGCGCCGCAGCCCTGACCACGGCCCTGGACACCGCCGAGCTGTACGCCCCCGGCCAGGTGGCCAACATGCTCAGCGTGGGCGGGGTCCACCAGGTGATGCTCGAGGTCAAGATCGCCGAGATGCACCGCACGGTGATGGAGCGGGTCGGCATCGACCTGTCCTACTACGCCAACGGCAACTTCGCCTTCACCCTGCTCAACGACCTCTTCGCCCTGGACAACAACGGCCCGCTGCCCCTGAACTCCCAGGCCGCCGCCAACAACGGGGCGCTGTCTGCGGGCAACATGCGCGTCAGCTCCACGCGCAACGGCATGTTCCGCCTGCACCAGGGCCAGCAGACCCTGACCGGCTTTCTGGACGTGCTCAAGCAGAACGGGCTGATCAAGGTGCTGGCCGAGCCCACGCTCATCTGCCGCAGCGGCGAGGAGGCCCGCTTCCTGGCCGGAGGCGAGATTCCCGTCCCCGTGCCCCAGGGCCTGGGCACCGTGGCCATCGAGTTCAAGCCCTACGGCGTGGCCCTGGCCTTCACGCCCACGGTGCTCTCGGGCGGGCGCATCAGCCTGAAGGTCTTCCCCGAGGTCTCCGAGCTGGACTACACCAACGCCATCCAGATTTCGAGCTTCACCATCCCGGCCATCACCAGCCGGCGGACCTCCACCACCGTGGAGCTGGGCGACGGCCAGAGCTTCGCCATCGCCGGGCTGCTCCAGGACCATGTGCGCGAGACGGCCAAGAAGTACCCCGTGCTGGGCGATGTGCCCGTGCTGGGCATGCTCTTCCGCTCCAACGAGTTCCAGAAGGCCGAAACCGAGCTGGTGATCATCGTCACCCCGCACCTGGCCAAGCCCCTGGACATGGCCCGCCAGAGCCTGCCCACGGACCACTACGTGGAACCCACGGAATTCGAGTTCTTCGTCATGGGCCGCATGGAAGGCCAGGGCCCGGCCACCGGCGGCGCCATCCGCCCCGTGGCGGCCAGCGTCGGCGACCCCGCCGCCCAGGGGCCCGCCTCGGGCCTGGAAGGCGACTTCGGCCACATCCTGAACCAGTGA
- a CDS encoding AAA family ATPase has protein sequence MNTSHTVTLMLHTPGAPASLGALVQAHGAFALAPQGAAPAGLVLLELGADVDGGFALAGRLLADPGVTEVFLAAPASDPEYILRAMRAGVDEFLPWPVQPQDLRAALDRYLTRRGAAQQPRPRDTSGPRGRIIHVMGPKGGTGATTVAVNIAAEAARLGGAGSTALLDARTTMGEVPLFLDLDCPSTWADAARNLARLDTTFLESLMVRHASGLDVLAAPASLDDAAAATPEAASAVAGLLRRMYATVVVDGGPFLDEAALALLEEADDILMVLALSLPCLAGTRRMLETFRGLNPALESRVRLVVNRHLSRAEITVAEAEELLGRPVAWKIPNDYEAAMASVNQGRPLGQAVPRSQAARALAGLAASLAPAREARPASAGLLARLMGRPGGAAAVALGGARS, from the coding sequence ATGAACACCAGCCACACCGTGACCCTGATGCTGCACACCCCCGGCGCCCCGGCCAGCCTCGGCGCGCTGGTGCAGGCCCACGGGGCCTTCGCCCTGGCCCCGCAGGGCGCCGCGCCCGCCGGGCTGGTGCTCCTTGAGCTGGGCGCCGACGTGGACGGCGGCTTCGCCCTGGCCGGGCGCCTGCTGGCCGACCCGGGCGTGACCGAGGTCTTCCTCGCCGCCCCGGCCTCGGACCCCGAATACATCCTGCGCGCCATGCGCGCGGGGGTAGACGAATTCCTGCCCTGGCCCGTTCAGCCCCAGGACCTGCGCGCCGCCCTGGACCGCTACCTCACCCGGCGCGGCGCCGCCCAGCAGCCCCGCCCGCGCGACACCTCCGGCCCCCGGGGGCGGATCATCCACGTCATGGGCCCCAAGGGCGGCACCGGCGCGACCACCGTGGCCGTCAACATCGCCGCCGAGGCCGCGCGCCTGGGCGGCGCCGGGTCCACGGCCCTGCTGGACGCGCGCACGACCATGGGCGAGGTGCCCCTGTTCCTGGACCTGGACTGCCCCTCCACCTGGGCCGACGCCGCGCGCAACCTCGCCCGGCTGGACACGACCTTCCTGGAGAGCCTCATGGTCCGCCACGCCAGCGGGCTGGACGTGCTGGCCGCCCCGGCCTCCCTGGACGACGCCGCCGCCGCGACCCCCGAGGCCGCCAGCGCCGTGGCCGGGCTCTTGCGGCGCATGTACGCCACGGTGGTGGTGGACGGCGGGCCCTTCCTGGACGAGGCCGCCCTGGCGCTGCTGGAAGAGGCCGACGACATCCTGATGGTCCTGGCCCTCAGCCTGCCCTGCCTGGCCGGAACGCGCCGGATGCTGGAGACCTTCCGGGGCCTGAACCCGGCCCTGGAAAGCCGGGTGCGCCTGGTGGTCAACCGCCACCTGTCGCGGGCCGAGATCACCGTGGCCGAGGCCGAGGAGTTGCTGGGCCGCCCGGTGGCCTGGAAGATTCCCAACGACTACGAGGCCGCCATGGCCTCGGTGAACCAGGGCCGCCCCCTGGGCCAGGCCGTGCCGCGCTCGCAGGCGGCCCGGGCCCTGGCCGGGCTGGCCGCCAGCCTGGCCCCGGCCCGCGAGGCCCGGCCCGCGTCCGCCGGGCTGCTGGCGCGGCTCATGGGCCGCCCCGGCGGCGCCGCAGCCGTGGCCCTGGGCGGGGCGAGGAGCTGA
- a CDS encoding response regulator, which produces MSDLSDVTMLILDDEQMVRENLEAFLEDEGLKVLTASNGEEALNLLAGGAVDVGVVDMRLPGMAGSEFIVKAHAISPATRFIVHTGSTNYKLPRELRAIGITHDEVFIKPLADMQIILDTAARLLGRSA; this is translated from the coding sequence ATGAGCGATCTCTCCGACGTGACCATGCTCATCCTCGACGACGAGCAGATGGTGCGCGAAAACCTCGAAGCCTTCCTCGAGGACGAAGGGCTGAAGGTGCTCACCGCCAGCAACGGCGAGGAGGCCCTGAACCTCCTGGCCGGAGGCGCGGTGGACGTCGGCGTGGTGGACATGCGCCTGCCGGGCATGGCGGGCAGCGAGTTCATCGTCAAGGCCCACGCCATCAGCCCCGCCACGCGCTTCATCGTCCACACCGGGTCCACCAACTACAAGCTGCCCCGCGAACTGCGGGCCATCGGCATCACCCACGACGAGGTGTTCATCAAGCCCCTGGCCGACATGCAGATCATCCTCGACACGGCGGCCCGCCTGCTGGGCCGCAGCGCCTGA
- a CDS encoding GGDEF domain-containing protein, with translation MLETLRGFGSGLFMREQAPPPATAYQGGRTLRFLMPEERRRLEGSLAAGNMLALIYLEVENFQVFSDVYGGLVAGRIQDIVQQELETLRDEKLVDCRISYIETLEPGRHLLLCGGPHWDEGYLGELVLAIRLRVKSRVKQESLNLTGQSLNVLAGYGLFDRTAGSLGDAVFGALSDARRVAAGALDVTKLSLLKEFREIVSDRLIRSAYQPIVDLDTGSILAWEALARGPEGSHFQSPAVLFDFAEEVDQVFALEKSCRESAIHRLGTIGPEQKLFLNVHPRTMVDPAFSPGETVRLLGKSGLAPSDVVLEITERHSVRDFALFHRTLDHYRSQGFQVAVDDVGTGYSGLWSIAEIRPDFLKEDMSLVREIDHNPVKRALMETLVTFSDNIGCQLIAEGIENEGELATLMRMGVHYGQGFFLARPGYPKPGLPPEVQRHFSRGGRGMVADRKLSAVMRDLVEKAPTVTQDTSVSEVKDLLRGAGLMGSVVVMRADRPVGLVMNHHLDQALSSQYGLALYYNRPVSLIMDPSPLYAEGTTAVENVAREAMKRKKAKVFDHIVVTERGHLLGVVSVQHMMDVIATAQVEMAKGMNPLSGLPGNVAIELELERRCNTGTPFAVIYADLDNFKVYNDTYGFKNGDQVILMLARIMDWAARRHGGVQRDFVGHIGGDDMVIMCEQDRAERICKAIVRCFGRLIRRCYMPSDRERGWIECKGREGETRRFPLISVSLAIVDCMGVCDLSALGHRAAEVKKYAKSIDGNSYVRDRRGGVAGAPGAEAKAACPLGAPPAAPRAEPLPAPLAAAAGQ, from the coding sequence ATGCTCGAAACCCTGCGCGGTTTTGGATCGGGTCTTTTCATGCGCGAGCAGGCGCCGCCGCCCGCTACGGCCTACCAGGGCGGGCGGACCCTGCGTTTCCTCATGCCCGAGGAGCGCCGCAGGCTGGAGGGCTCTCTGGCCGCGGGCAACATGCTGGCGCTCATCTACCTGGAGGTGGAGAACTTCCAGGTTTTTTCCGACGTGTACGGCGGCCTGGTGGCCGGGCGCATCCAGGACATCGTGCAGCAGGAGCTGGAAACCCTGCGCGACGAGAAGCTCGTGGATTGCCGCATCAGCTACATAGAGACCCTGGAGCCCGGGCGGCACCTGCTGCTGTGTGGCGGCCCCCACTGGGACGAGGGCTACCTGGGCGAACTGGTGCTGGCCATCCGCCTGCGCGTCAAGAGCCGGGTCAAGCAGGAATCTTTGAACCTCACGGGCCAGAGCCTGAACGTGCTGGCGGGCTACGGCCTGTTCGACAGGACCGCCGGCAGCCTGGGCGACGCGGTGTTCGGCGCGCTGTCCGACGCCCGGCGCGTGGCCGCCGGGGCGCTGGACGTGACCAAGCTCTCGCTGCTCAAGGAGTTCCGCGAGATCGTCAGCGACCGGCTCATCCGCAGTGCCTACCAGCCCATCGTGGACCTGGACACCGGCTCCATCCTGGCCTGGGAGGCCCTGGCCCGGGGTCCCGAGGGCTCGCATTTCCAGTCCCCCGCCGTGCTGTTCGACTTCGCCGAGGAGGTGGACCAGGTCTTCGCCCTGGAGAAATCCTGCCGCGAGAGCGCCATCCACCGCCTGGGCACCATCGGCCCCGAGCAGAAGCTCTTCCTCAACGTCCACCCCCGGACCATGGTCGATCCCGCCTTCTCGCCGGGCGAGACCGTGCGCCTTTTGGGCAAGAGCGGCCTGGCGCCCTCCGACGTGGTGCTGGAAATCACCGAGCGCCACAGCGTGCGCGATTTCGCCCTGTTCCACCGCACCCTGGACCACTACCGCAGCCAGGGCTTCCAGGTGGCGGTGGACGACGTGGGCACCGGCTATTCCGGGCTGTGGTCCATCGCCGAGATCCGCCCGGACTTCCTCAAGGAGGACATGTCGCTGGTGCGCGAGATCGACCACAACCCGGTCAAGCGCGCGCTCATGGAGACCCTGGTCACGTTCTCGGACAACATCGGCTGCCAGCTCATCGCCGAGGGCATCGAGAACGAGGGCGAGCTGGCCACCTTGATGCGCATGGGCGTGCACTACGGCCAGGGGTTCTTCCTGGCGCGGCCCGGCTACCCCAAGCCCGGGCTGCCGCCCGAGGTGCAGCGCCATTTTTCGCGCGGCGGGCGCGGCATGGTCGCCGACCGTAAGCTTTCGGCGGTGATGCGCGACCTGGTGGAAAAGGCGCCCACCGTGACCCAGGACACCAGCGTCAGCGAGGTCAAGGACTTGTTGCGCGGCGCCGGGCTCATGGGCTCGGTGGTCGTCATGCGCGCCGACCGGCCCGTGGGGCTGGTCATGAACCACCACCTGGACCAGGCCCTGTCGTCGCAGTACGGCCTGGCGCTGTACTACAACCGCCCCGTGAGCCTGATCATGGACCCCTCGCCGCTGTACGCCGAGGGCACCACCGCCGTGGAAAACGTGGCCCGCGAGGCCATGAAGCGCAAGAAAGCCAAGGTCTTCGACCATATCGTGGTCACCGAGCGCGGGCATCTGCTGGGCGTGGTCTCCGTGCAGCACATGATGGACGTCATCGCCACGGCCCAGGTGGAAATGGCCAAGGGCATGAACCCGCTCTCGGGCCTGCCGGGTAACGTGGCCATCGAGCTGGAGCTGGAGCGGCGCTGCAACACGGGCACGCCGTTCGCCGTCATCTACGCCGACCTGGACAACTTCAAGGTCTACAACGACACCTACGGCTTCAAGAACGGCGACCAGGTGATCCTGATGCTGGCGCGGATCATGGACTGGGCCGCGCGGCGCCATGGCGGCGTGCAGCGCGACTTCGTGGGCCACATCGGCGGCGACGACATGGTCATCATGTGCGAGCAGGACCGCGCCGAGCGCATCTGCAAGGCCATCGTGCGCTGCTTCGGGCGGCTCATCCGCCGCTGCTACATGCCCAGCGACCGCGAGCGCGGCTGGATCGAATGCAAGGGCCGCGAGGGCGAGACGCGCCGCTTCCCGCTCATTTCCGTGTCCCTGGCCATCGTGGACTGCATGGGCGTGTGCGACCTCTCGGCCCTGGGCCACCGCGCCGCCGAGGTCAAGAAGTACGCCAAGAGCATCGACGGCAACTCCTACGTGCGCGACCGGCGCGGCGGCGTGGCCGGGGCCCCCGGAGCCGAGGCCAAGGCCGCCTGCCCGCTCGGGGCGCCGCCCGCCGCCCCCCGGGCGGAGCCGCTGCCCGCGCCCCTGGCCGCCGCCGCCGGGCAGTAA
- the cpaB gene encoding Flp pilus assembly protein CpaB — MRRTALVQITVALMLSLAAGVLIFRWMEARTAQAPALDGPQGQVMVAVAAQALPRGERLGAEHLRLVPFLAQSVPQGAFHDAAALAGRMTATDIGPGEPVTEARLLGAETAAGGVSTLIAPGMRAVAVKGNMVMGLSGFVRPGNRVDVLVTVDIQREGRDVPFTKTVLENIKVLATGADLEVSGGDGELAPVDIYTLELSPAESEKLAFAATKGTLNFALRNPDEGTGLTTPGVQASDILDSLRAPARASAAAPRPRPAAEVELITGSSRQVLRFANAQVN; from the coding sequence ATGCGCAGAACCGCCCTCGTCCAGATCACCGTGGCCCTGATGCTGTCCCTGGCAGCCGGGGTGCTCATTTTCCGCTGGATGGAAGCCCGCACGGCCCAGGCCCCGGCCCTGGACGGGCCCCAGGGCCAGGTCATGGTCGCCGTGGCCGCCCAGGCCCTGCCGCGCGGCGAGCGCCTGGGCGCCGAGCACCTGCGCCTGGTGCCCTTCCTGGCCCAGAGCGTGCCCCAGGGCGCCTTCCACGACGCCGCCGCCCTCGCCGGGCGCATGACCGCCACGGACATCGGCCCCGGCGAACCCGTGACCGAGGCCCGCCTGCTGGGCGCCGAAACCGCCGCCGGGGGCGTGAGCACGCTCATCGCCCCGGGCATGCGCGCCGTGGCCGTCAAGGGCAATATGGTCATGGGCCTGTCGGGCTTCGTGCGCCCCGGCAACCGCGTGGACGTGCTCGTCACCGTGGACATCCAGCGCGAGGGCCGCGACGTGCCCTTCACCAAGACCGTGCTGGAAAACATCAAGGTCCTGGCCACGGGCGCGGACCTGGAAGTCTCCGGCGGCGACGGCGAGCTGGCCCCGGTGGACATCTACACCCTGGAACTGTCTCCCGCCGAGAGCGAGAAGCTGGCCTTCGCCGCCACCAAGGGCACCCTGAACTTCGCCCTGCGCAACCCCGACGAGGGCACCGGGCTGACCACCCCCGGGGTCCAGGCCAGTGACATCCTCGACTCGCTGCGCGCCCCGGCCCGCGCAAGCGCCGCCGCGCCCCGGCCCCGGCCCGCCGCCGAGGTGGAACTCATAACCGGCTCCAGCCGCCAGGTGCTGAGGTTCGCCAATGCCCAGGTCAACTGA